The Xiphophorus couchianus chromosome 14, X_couchianus-1.0, whole genome shotgun sequence genome includes a region encoding these proteins:
- the LOC114157693 gene encoding 5,6-dihydroxyindole-2-carboxylic acid oxidase produces MFWRMWSYCVSMLVCAVVVSAQFPRECTTPEGLRSGQCCPAPAGFPGDPCGSSAGRGQCVSISTDARPHGPQYPHDGRDDRERWPVRFFNRTCQCTGNFSGYNCGRCRHGWTGANCDQRISVVRRNVMQLSSEEKRAFVNALNQAKRTVHPDLVIATRHYSDIFGPGENDTQFEDVTVYNYFVWSHYYSVSKTFLGAGQASFGGVDFSHEGPGFLTWHRFHLLQLERDMQDMLQDPSFALPYWNFAIGGNTCDICTDDLMGARSSFDINSLSPNSIFSEWRVVCESVEDYDTLGTICNSTETSPIRRNPAGNVNRPMVQRLPEPQDVADCLQVSTFDTPPFYSTSSESFRNTVEGYSAPKGNYDPIVRSLHNLAHLFLNGTGGQTHLSPNDPIFVLLHTFTDAIFDEWLRRHGPDLAVYPEENAPIGHNRGYNMVPFWPPVTNAEMFVTAPENLGYSYEAEWPGTPFSLTEIITIAIVAALVLVALIFAATTCAVRARSHKMEGHQPLLGDQYQRYDDDKGQSVV; encoded by the exons ATGTTTTGGAGAATGTGGTCGTACTGTGTTTCTATGCTGGTGTGCGCGGTGGTGGTGAGCGCCCAGTTCCCCAGAGAGTGCACAACACCGGAGGGGCTCAGGAGCGGACAGTGTTGCCCGGCGCCCGCCGGATTCCCCGGGGACCCCTGCGGTTCTAGCGCGGGGCGCGGACAGTGCGTGTCCATCTCGACCGACGCGCGGCCGCACGGGCCGCAGTATCCCCACGACGGTCGGGACGACCGGGAACGGTGGCCGGTCCGATTTTTCAACCGCACCTGCCAATGCACCGGGAACTTCAGCGGGTACAACTGCGGTCGCTGCAGACACGGATGGACCGGAGCCAACTGTGATCAAAGGATTTCCGTCG TGAGGAGAAACGTGATGCAGCTCAGCTCTGAAGAGAAGCGCGCCTTTGTGAACGCACTGAACCAGGCCAAGCGCACAGTGCACCCTGACCTGGTGATCGCAACGCGCCACTACTCGGACATCTTCGGCCCTGGCGAGAACGACACGCAGTTTGAAGACGTCACAGTGTACAACTACTTTGTTTGGTCTCATTACTACTCTGTCAGCAAGACGTTCCTGGGCGCTGGGCAGGCCAGCTTTGGCGGGGTGGACTTCTCTCACGAAGGCCCCGGGTTCCTCACCTGGCACAGGTTCCATTTGCTGCAGCTTGAGCGAGACATGCAG GACATGCTGCAGGATCCCTCCTTCGCCCTGCCCTACTGGAACTTTGCCATCGGCGGGAACACATGCGACATCTGCACAGACGACCTGATGGGAGCCAGGAGCAGCTTTGACATAAATTCGCTAAGCCCCAACTCCATCTTCTCGGAGTGGAGGGTCGTTTGCGAGAGTGTTGAGGACTATGACACGCTGGGAACCATCTGTAACA GCACAGAGACCTCTCCCATCAGGAGAAACCCAGCAGGAAACGTCAACAGGCCCATGGTCCAGCGTCTCCCAGAGCCCCAGGACGTGGCCGACTGCCTACAAGTTAGCACCTTCGACACACCACCTTTCTACTCCACCTCCTCTGAGAGCTTCAGGAACACAGTCGAAG GCTACAGCGCCCCCAAGGGGAACTACGACCCCATAGTGAGGAGCCTCCACAACCTGGCTCACTTGTTCCTGAATGGAACAGGAGGACAGACACACCTGTCACCCAATGACCCCATCTTCGTCTTGCTACACACCTTTACAGACGCTATATTCGATGAATGGCTCAGGAGACACGGTCCAG ATTTAGCTGTGTATCCTGAAGAAAACGCCCCTATTGGTCATAACAGGGGTTACAACATGGTACCCTTCTGGCCTCCCGTGACAAACGCAGAGATGTTTGTGACTGCCCCCGAAAATCTGGGTTACTCTTATGAAGCTGAATGGCCAG GCACACCTTTCTCCCTGACTGAAATAATAACCATAGCCATAGTTGCCGCCCTCGTGTTGGTGGCACTCATCTTCGCAGCAACCACGTGTGCTGTGCGTGCCCGATCTCACAAGATGGAGGGCCACCAGCCTCTGCTCGGGGATCAGTACCAGCGCTACGACGACGACAAAGGCCAATCTGTAGTCTGA